A window of the Xenopus laevis strain J_2021 chromosome 9_10L, Xenopus_laevis_v10.1, whole genome shotgun sequence genome harbors these coding sequences:
- the nthl1.L gene encoding nth like DNA glycosylase 1, which produces MSGTLRPLTRRGGQRAAGGKRKQDGTNKGQRIESSENDKLSSPKERSKGKRRVSVEYEQAASQTVDKRPKWEPKNWVQHLENIRQMRSKRDAPVDQMGAEKCYDQNAAPEVMRYQILLSLMLSSQTKDQVTSAAMCRLREHGLTVARVLETDDATLGKLIYPVGFWKSKVKYIKQTTEILQEQYGGDIPDNVADLVKLPGVGPKMAHLVMDIAWNNVSGIGVDTHVHRISNRLKWVKKETKNPEETRVAMEDWMPREIWSEINWLLVGFGQQVCLPVSPRCSECLNKSICPGAKKKKPR; this is translated from the exons ATGAGTGGCACTCTGAGACCGCTAACGAGGAGGGGAGGGCAAAGGGCAGCCGGGGGCAAGAGGAAGCAGGATGGGACCAACAAGGGGCAACGAATtg AAAGCAGTGAAAATGACAAGCTGAGTTCCCCCAAAGAGCGATCAAAGGGGAAAAGAAGAGTAAGTGTGGAATACGAGCAGGCAGCAAGTCAGACAGTAGATAAAAGGCCCAAATGGGAACCAAAGAACTGGGTGCAACATCTGGAGAACATACGGCAGATGAGAAGCAAAAGGGATGCTCCGGTGGATCAGATGGGAGCGGAGAAGTGCTATGATCAGAATGCTGCCCCAGAG GTAATGAGGTACCAGATCCTTCTGTCGCTCATGCTCTCCAGTCAGACAAAAGATCAGGTGACCTCGGCCGCCATGTGCAGACTGCGCGAGCACGGACTGACAGTTGCCAGGGTACTGGAGACTGATGATGCAACCCTTGGGAAGCTGATCTACCCGGTGGGGTTTTGGAAG AGCAAAGTCAAGTACATCAAGCAGACGACTGAGATCCTACAAGAGCAATATGGAGGAGATATTCCTGATAATGTCGCCGACCTAGTGAAATTACCTGGCGTAGGACCCAAAATGGCTCATCTGGTTATGGACATTGCCTGGAACAACGTATCTGGGATTG GAGTGGACACACACGTGCATCGTATTTCCAACCGGCTGAAGTGGGTAAAAAAGGAAACTAAGAACCCGGAAGAGACTCGGGTGGCCATGGAAGACTGGATGCCTAG GGAAATATGGAGTGAGATAAACTGGCTGCTAGTAGGGTTTGGGCAGCAAGTCTGCCTCCCTGTGTCTCCCCGGTGCTCTGAATGTCTCAACAAGAGCATCTGTCCaggagcaaaaaagaaaaagccaagATAG